A single window of Leptolyngbya ohadii IS1 DNA harbors:
- a CDS encoding site-2 protease family protein, translating into MILLLLIIGSITYYVVQRSVANLTRTPVWLLWLVMMIPAFFWTFWVLTRGDDPIPFELLLIAFIGSSVLYWVLVQRGRIPPSQAAQSQPNGSLPAQSNPLAELRPTPAPRSLDREEEASLQNCFPWSVFYLQNIEHRPQALICRGQLRTSPEEAYRTVRENVEAQFRDRFLVVFQEGLNGKPFFALVPNPYKQAVFAKGSNRPGVALILLFATLLTTTVAGFLLGQPNPQLPQTVAELLSGLPYAVSLLGILGAHELGHFWAARKYGIRASLPYFIPVPPAPIFPFGTFGAFIQHRSPIPNRKALFDVGFTGPIAGFLVTVPVLLWGLAQSSPVPMTDDSGLLNTASFKFSTSLLLTLLSRLAIGEGMTASSAIDLHPVAIAGYLGLIVTALNLMPVGQLDGGHIVHAMLGQRSGAAIGQVARLLLIGLALVQQEPLFWVWAILLFLMPAVDEPVLNDVSELNNVRDLLGILALLLLLLIILPPPAALLQVLF; encoded by the coding sequence ATGATCTTGCTGCTTCTAATTATTGGATCGATTACTTACTATGTGGTTCAGCGTAGCGTCGCCAACCTGACCCGCACCCCCGTCTGGCTGCTGTGGCTGGTGATGATGATTCCTGCTTTCTTCTGGACTTTCTGGGTGCTGACCAGAGGAGACGACCCAATTCCCTTTGAGCTATTGCTGATTGCGTTTATCGGTAGCTCGGTGCTGTACTGGGTTCTGGTACAGCGAGGAAGAATTCCACCGTCTCAGGCGGCTCAATCTCAGCCGAATGGTTCCCTGCCTGCTCAGTCGAATCCTCTGGCAGAACTGCGCCCAACCCCTGCACCCCGATCGCTCGATCGCGAAGAGGAAGCCAGCCTGCAAAACTGCTTTCCCTGGTCGGTGTTCTACCTGCAAAACATTGAGCATCGCCCCCAGGCATTGATCTGTCGCGGACAGTTGCGGACTTCCCCCGAAGAGGCATATCGCACCGTGCGGGAAAACGTAGAGGCACAGTTTCGCGATCGCTTCCTGGTGGTGTTTCAGGAAGGTCTGAACGGTAAGCCTTTCTTTGCGCTGGTGCCCAATCCCTACAAGCAGGCGGTCTTTGCCAAGGGCAGCAATCGTCCCGGTGTAGCGCTGATTTTACTGTTTGCGACTCTGTTGACGACGACCGTGGCAGGCTTTTTGCTGGGTCAGCCAAATCCACAGCTACCCCAGACCGTTGCCGAACTGCTGAGTGGATTGCCCTACGCTGTATCCTTGCTGGGTATTTTGGGAGCGCACGAGCTGGGTCACTTCTGGGCAGCAAGAAAGTATGGGATTCGAGCATCTTTGCCCTACTTTATTCCGGTTCCGCCTGCCCCCATTTTCCCCTTCGGTACGTTTGGCGCATTTATCCAGCACCGATCGCCCATTCCCAATCGCAAAGCTTTATTTGATGTTGGGTTTACGGGACCGATCGCCGGATTTCTGGTCACGGTGCCTGTCCTGCTCTGGGGCTTAGCCCAGTCTTCTCCTGTGCCGATGACCGACGATTCCGGGCTGCTGAATACGGCTTCGTTTAAGTTCAGTACGTCTCTGCTGCTGACCCTGCTGAGTCGATTGGCGATCGGGGAAGGCATGACGGCAAGTAGCGCGATCGATCTGCATCCGGTGGCGATCGCGGGCTACCTGGGACTGATTGTGACGGCGCTGAATCTGATGCCTGTGGGTCAATTAGACGGCGGACATATCGTTCATGCCATGCTGGGACAGCGATCGGGGGCGGCGATCGGGCAGGTAGCTCGGCTGTTGCTGATCGGTCTGGCACTGGTGCAGCAGGAGCCTCTGTTCTGGGTCTGGGCAATTCTGCTGTTCCTGATGCCTGCGGTGGATGAACCTGTGCTAAACGATGTCAGCGAATTAAACAACGTTCGCGATCTGCTGGGAATTCTGGCACTGCTGCTGCTGCTGCTCATTATTCTGCCGCCCCCTGCTGCACTTCTTCAGGTTTTGTTCTAG
- a CDS encoding FG-GAP-like repeat-containing protein: MNGKKRSAALRRSSRRADRVNFDLRFESGGGLPLDAFSNSVALADFNNDGNLDAAITTFGFALNRDLSIFLGTGRGTFNPAIGIEVSNNPGGITTADLNSDGRVDLIAADRTSDTISVLLGRGDGTFRNVSRFQVGTQPQAVALGDFNADGRPDIAAVNFGVAAGSVSVLLNSGNGTFRPARTERLSGTQPIALATGDFNGDRRLDIVTADAGSNTVSLLLGTGAGEFQSSKSFAIGGFVPFGIATGDFNGDGRLDIATANNGNRSPGISVLFGNGRGGFSGSEALLSGTPTTSIRAADLNGDGQVDLTVTLRNGASLATILTDGQGNFSRPFFTNTSGGSSTTAAGDLNGDGKPDLIVTSSTTNTARVLLNRSSFVFLQQPTRNRPGTIDGSQETRASISTNLANGTLQINTSPRQRYQVRNYRDAIGTQLADTLTGSNARNRLTGEAGNDSLNGLEGNDTLLGNAGADRLVGGAGNDSLNGGTGRNTLTGNAGRDRFIFATGAPFSPLEPATQITDFTPRQDRIVLDRQTFTALPQSISFQSVSSFAQAQTSGAAIVYVRSTGRLYYNPDGSTFGFTGGGQFVALSNRRPLSASDFSLT, encoded by the coding sequence ATGAACGGGAAAAAGCGCTCTGCGGCTCTGCGGCGATCGTCCAGGCGGGCAGACCGGGTCAACTTCGATTTGCGGTTTGAGTCCGGCGGCGGTTTACCCCTCGATGCATTCTCCAACAGCGTTGCTCTGGCAGACTTCAACAACGATGGCAACCTGGACGCAGCCATTACGACCTTTGGGTTTGCCCTGAATCGCGATTTATCCATTTTCCTGGGAACGGGGCGCGGCACATTTAATCCGGCGATCGGAATAGAGGTCAGCAACAATCCAGGCGGGATCACCACAGCCGATCTCAACAGCGATGGACGGGTTGATCTGATTGCCGCCGATCGCACCTCGGACACGATATCGGTTCTGCTGGGTCGAGGAGACGGCACGTTCCGGAATGTTTCCCGCTTTCAGGTAGGAACACAGCCCCAGGCGGTTGCCCTGGGAGATTTTAATGCCGATGGTCGTCCTGATATTGCAGCCGTCAATTTTGGCGTGGCGGCGGGCAGTGTCTCTGTTCTGTTGAATAGCGGGAACGGAACCTTTCGCCCTGCCAGAACCGAGCGCCTCAGCGGTACCCAGCCCATTGCCCTTGCTACCGGAGATTTCAACGGCGATCGCAGACTCGATATCGTCACTGCCGATGCGGGGTCAAATACGGTTTCGCTGCTGCTAGGGACGGGAGCAGGAGAATTTCAGTCGTCTAAAAGCTTTGCGATCGGCGGGTTTGTGCCCTTTGGCATCGCGACGGGGGATTTTAACGGCGACGGCAGGCTGGACATTGCAACGGCAAATAACGGCAATCGGTCTCCGGGAATTTCTGTGCTGTTTGGCAACGGCAGAGGCGGATTTAGCGGCAGCGAAGCGTTGCTTTCCGGGACGCCCACCACGTCAATTCGAGCAGCGGATTTGAATGGCGATGGTCAGGTGGATCTCACCGTCACCCTGCGAAATGGGGCTTCTCTGGCAACCATTCTCACAGACGGACAGGGCAATTTCAGCCGTCCTTTCTTCACCAATACCAGCGGTGGATCTTCTACAACAGCAGCGGGCGATTTGAACGGCGACGGCAAACCCGATCTGATTGTCACCAGCAGCACCACCAACACCGCCAGGGTTTTGCTGAACCGCAGCAGCTTTGTCTTCTTGCAGCAGCCCACCCGCAACCGTCCCGGCACGATCGACGGATCGCAGGAAACTCGCGCTTCCATTTCCACAAATTTGGCAAACGGCACTTTGCAGATCAACACCAGCCCACGCCAGCGGTATCAGGTGCGAAACTACAGGGACGCGATCGGTACCCAGCTTGCCGACACCCTCACCGGAAGCAATGCCCGCAACCGCCTCACCGGGGAAGCCGGAAACGACTCGCTCAATGGACTGGAGGGCAATGACACCTTACTGGGCAACGCCGGAGCCGATCGCCTGGTGGGTGGAGCCGGAAACGATTCTCTTAACGGCGGCACAGGTCGCAATACTCTCACCGGAAATGCCGGACGCGATCGCTTTATCTTTGCCACGGGTGCCCCCTTCTCGCCGCTGGAACCCGCCACCCAAATCACCGATTTCACTCCTCGGCAGGATCGGATCGTCCTCGATCGTCAGACCTTTACTGCCCTGCCGCAATCAATCAGCTTTCAGTCCGTCTCCAGCTTCGCCCAGGCACAGACTAGCGGTGCAGCGATCGTCTACGTGCGTTCCACGGGACGGCTCTACTACAATCCAGACGGCAGCACCTTCGGATTTACGGGCGGCGGACAGTTTGTAGCGCTCAGCAATCGTAGACCCCTCTCTGCCAGCGATTTCAGCCTCACCTGA
- a CDS encoding tetratricopeptide repeat protein — MFFIAPSARVGFSVEFPDVVGWEEEFKSVFAMAIDPSSLPIVYLSILLTLLSVAGWFLFRQILKSRRTETTFARLQRKLTKEKGTAKEYYELGGIYLDKRLYTQAIALFQKALKAKDLEGDENAALLYNALGFAYAAQEQYDLAIRQYKEALDRQPEYPTAYNNLGFSYEKKQLTAQALEAYEAALKIDPKNTTAKRRADSLRKRLVPSS, encoded by the coding sequence TTGTTTTTTATTGCCCCTTCTGCGCGGGTAGGCTTCTCCGTTGAATTCCCCGATGTTGTAGGCTGGGAAGAAGAGTTCAAGTCTGTATTCGCAATGGCAATTGACCCCAGTTCCCTTCCGATTGTTTATCTGTCAATCCTGTTGACCCTGCTATCCGTTGCAGGCTGGTTTCTCTTTCGACAAATTCTGAAGTCTCGCCGCACCGAAACGACCTTTGCCCGGCTTCAGCGCAAACTTACCAAAGAAAAAGGCACCGCTAAGGAATACTATGAGCTGGGCGGCATCTATCTGGATAAGCGGCTCTATACGCAGGCGATCGCTCTGTTCCAGAAGGCACTGAAAGCCAAGGATCTGGAGGGAGATGAGAATGCGGCGCTGCTCTACAATGCCCTGGGATTTGCCTATGCTGCTCAGGAACAGTATGATCTCGCGATTCGGCAGTACAAGGAAGCTCTGGATCGCCAGCCGGAATATCCCACTGCCTATAACAATCTGGGATTTTCCTATGAGAAGAAGCAGCTCACTGCCCAGGCATTAGAGGCATACGAAGCCGCCCTGAAGATTGACCCCAAGAATACTACGGCAAAGCGGCGGGCAGATTCCCTGCGGAAGCGACTGGTTCCTTCTTCGTAA
- a CDS encoding MBL fold metallo-hydrolase: protein MPTTTKPPRPIFDTLYAFPPNRDIAGGTAYLILEEGGNVLVDCPAWDEPTRSFLQEQGGVKQLFLTHRGAIGQVKAIQQETGCEVVIQEQEAYLLPQMAVTTFQQEIRLSPHSLAIWTPGHSPGSACLYHDRHGGILFTGRHLLPNQQGNPVPLRIAKTFHWHRQLKSLGALRDRFTPETLQFLCPGANTGFLRGERSIDRAYDRLSQLDLEALRLQKPGL, encoded by the coding sequence ATGCCTACCACCACTAAACCCCCCCGTCCCATTTTTGACACCCTTTACGCCTTCCCCCCCAATCGCGACATCGCAGGCGGCACTGCTTATCTGATTCTGGAGGAGGGCGGCAATGTGCTGGTGGACTGTCCTGCGTGGGATGAGCCAACCCGATCGTTTCTTCAGGAACAGGGGGGAGTAAAGCAGCTATTTCTCACCCATCGAGGAGCGATCGGGCAGGTCAAGGCAATCCAGCAGGAGACGGGCTGCGAGGTAGTGATTCAGGAGCAGGAGGCATATTTGTTGCCCCAGATGGCGGTGACGACCTTTCAGCAAGAGATTCGCCTTAGCCCCCACAGTCTGGCAATCTGGACGCCTGGACATTCCCCTGGGTCTGCCTGCCTTTATCACGATCGCCACGGCGGAATTCTGTTTACCGGACGGCATTTATTGCCCAATCAGCAGGGGAACCCGGTGCCGCTCCGCATTGCCAAAACCTTTCACTGGCATCGTCAGCTCAAAAGCCTTGGGGCATTGCGCGATCGGTTCACGCCGGAAACCCTTCAGTTCCTCTGTCCGGGGGCGAATACGGGCTTTCTGCGAGGAGAGCGATCGATCGATCGGGCATACGATCGGTTGAGTCAGCTTGATCTGGAGGCACTGCGGTTACAGAAACCGGGACTATAG
- a CDS encoding RNA polymerase sigma factor SigF: MATQSSLRSDSMELLMAYKQNPSVALRNRLVRLNAGLVRKIAHQICHKCSEPYEDLEQIGYLGLIRAIERFDPSQGCAFSSFAVPYIRGEMLHFLRDRGNAVKVPRRLQDLDKEGQRVRTELTKQLGRTPEDSEIAERLGVSAGEWREVKMAMRNRMPLSLDATISQQADSPMTLGETLPDTHYQTLQKLEEDRQQLQRALNQLEEKTRAAIEFVFFNDLSRKEVAERIGVSPMTVTRRIHRGLEQMMTFLQPQTLQTDP, from the coding sequence ATGGCTACTCAATCTTCTCTCCGCTCTGACAGCATGGAACTCTTGATGGCATACAAGCAGAATCCATCAGTTGCCCTGCGTAATCGGCTCGTGCGTCTGAATGCTGGACTCGTTCGTAAGATTGCTCATCAAATTTGTCATAAGTGTTCCGAACCCTACGAAGACCTGGAACAGATTGGCTATCTGGGTTTAATTCGAGCGATCGAGCGGTTTGATCCCAGCCAGGGCTGTGCTTTTAGTTCCTTTGCGGTTCCCTATATTCGCGGTGAAATGCTGCACTTCCTGCGCGATCGCGGCAATGCAGTTAAGGTTCCCCGTCGTCTCCAGGATCTCGACAAAGAAGGGCAACGAGTTCGGACAGAATTAACGAAGCAGCTGGGCAGAACTCCGGAAGATAGCGAGATTGCAGAGCGGCTAGGCGTTTCCGCAGGCGAGTGGCGCGAAGTCAAAATGGCAATGCGGAACCGGATGCCCCTCAGCCTGGATGCCACCATTTCCCAGCAGGCAGACTCCCCCATGACCCTGGGCGAAACCCTGCCCGATACGCACTATCAAACCCTTCAAAAGCTCGAAGAAGACCGCCAGCAGCTCCAGCGTGCCCTAAATCAGCTCGAAGAAAAGACCAGAGCAGCGATCGAATTTGTTTTCTTCAATGATTTGTCTCGTAAGGAAGTTGCCGAACGGATTGGCGTTAGCCCTATGACCGTCACCCGCCGCATCCATCGCGGTCTGGAGCAAATGATGACCTTCCTGCAACCCCAAACGCTGCAAACCGACCCCTAA
- a CDS encoding Bax inhibitor-1/YccA family protein yields the protein MSNTSNFRGAIREAKGLPILGPNVISKALPFLGAGLVLTAVGAYGGLGMIASPLFMPLFIGAMIAQIVLFFVASNVAQQGKNSVALPLLAAYSLLSGYTLSALIFVALGTQGVGIMGIVAAALGCGIAFIVGRPIGSNLSDKDGLALSKTVSIGIIALFGVLLVQLAFAFFGVGTPSFLEIAISGMGVLLFVGASVVDFYVLPRTYTDEQYLPVALSMYLTYINLFIFILRLLIAINSRD from the coding sequence ATGAGCAACACCAGTAATTTTCGTGGCGCGATCCGCGAGGCAAAAGGACTGCCGATTCTCGGTCCCAATGTCATTTCTAAGGCACTGCCTTTCCTGGGCGCGGGTCTGGTTCTGACCGCAGTAGGTGCATACGGTGGATTGGGGATGATTGCTTCTCCCCTGTTTATGCCGCTGTTTATCGGGGCAATGATTGCCCAGATTGTCCTGTTCTTCGTGGCTTCCAATGTGGCTCAACAGGGCAAAAATAGCGTGGCGCTACCGCTCCTGGCTGCTTACAGCCTTCTATCCGGCTATACCCTGAGTGCGCTGATCTTTGTCGCTCTGGGAACGCAGGGCGTCGGAATTATGGGCATTGTCGCAGCGGCTCTGGGTTGCGGAATCGCCTTCATTGTGGGACGACCGATTGGCTCTAATCTGTCGGATAAGGATGGGCTGGCACTCTCGAAGACCGTCAGCATCGGTATTATTGCCCTGTTTGGTGTTCTGCTGGTGCAGCTGGCGTTTGCCTTCTTTGGAGTTGGTACACCGTCCTTCCTGGAAATTGCCATCTCCGGCATGGGCGTTCTGCTGTTTGTGGGCGCATCGGTGGTTGACTTCTACGTCCTGCCCCGCACCTACACGGATGAGCAATACCTCCCGGTGGCGCTATCGATGTACCTTACCTACATCAACCTGTTTATTTTCATCCTGCGTCTGCTGATTGCGATTAATAGCCGCGATTAA